DNA sequence from the Streptomyces tsukubensis genome:
GACGAAGACATTGGAGCCGGTGCCTTCGCAGAGCGCGCCCACGGTGTTGGCGAGGAGCGCCTCGGAGGCACCCTGCTCCGCGGCCCGGGCGAGGGCGACGACGTTCTCCGCGTACGACGTGGTCTTCAGCCCGGCGACCGCGCCGCGCTCGTTGCGGACCCAGGGGACGGTGACCGCGGCGGTGGTGTCGGGGCGGCGCGCTTCGGCGGAGCCGAGGGCGACGACCAGGGTCGGGCCCGCGGTGCCGCGGTCGGAGCCGAGCGGGGAGAGACCGCCGGTGCAGGTGATGCGCAGCCGTCCCAGGGGTACGGGGTCGGTGCCGAGGAGGGTGTCGCAGGCCCGGCGGATCTCGTCGAGATCGGGATCGGGGAGCCCGAGGCCGCGGGCGGAGCGGGTGAGCCGTTCGAGGTGGAGGGTGAGGGCGAAGGGGCGCCCGTCCACGGCCTTGACGGTCTCGAAGACGCCGTCGCCGACGGTGAGCCCGTGGTCGAGCACGGACACCCGGGCCTCCTCGGCGTCCTTCGGGCCGCCGTCCACCCAGAGCTTCATTTCGCTGTTCCTTCCGCACTCGTCGCGGCCGCCGTCTCACTCGCCGGCCGTCCGGCGGCCGGCGTCCTTCCGCCGGGGCCTGCCGGGGCCGACGCTATCGCGAGCAGCCGGTGGGCCTTGAGCTCGGTCTCCGCCCACTCCCGTTCGGGGTCGGAGCCCCAGGTGATCCCGGCGCCGGTGCCGAACCGCAGCAGGGGGCGGCCGGGCTCGG
Encoded proteins:
- a CDS encoding aminotransferase class IV, with protein sequence MKLWVDGGPKDAEEARVSVLDHGLTVGDGVFETVKAVDGRPFALTLHLERLTRSARGLGLPDPDLDEIRRACDTLLGTDPVPLGRLRITCTGGLSPLGSDRGTAGPTLVVALGSAEARRPDTTAAVTVPWVRNERGAVAGLKTTSYAENVVALARAAEQGASEALLANTVGALCEGTGSNVFVVVDGELLTPPLSSGCLAGITRALTVEWTGAVETELPFDVLQRADEIFLTSSLRDVQAVQRIDGRVLGDAPGPVTAKAMRVFDERAAADPDPRLR